A section of the Enterococcus montenegrensis genome encodes:
- a CDS encoding nucleoside hydrolase, translating into MKYILDIDTGIDDALALAYLISEVKKDILGITTVFGNTSLESATMNTVNILEMLELSSIPVFKGSDCAIAEDHYIQKRGSKIFHGSNGVADISLGEIVRQDNTQSAAEFIINSARKYGDNLTVIATGPLTNISKALDIDSVAIEGIKELVIMGGALVVQGNVSRVAEANFFHDAHAAKKILDSNIPLLLVGLDVSLRTLLTRDDVSDWKFGTRNQQLFYHLVDYYISAHEFVNSEAAGCALHDPLAVAIALDNSRIYKVPLKLKVLLEEDQLGRIVMDCERMEFNKQRNCSVVLDLDVKYYESKISRKLTEVLSS; encoded by the coding sequence ATGAAGTATATTTTAGATATTGATACAGGAATTGATGATGCATTGGCATTGGCCTACTTAATTAGCGAAGTGAAAAAAGACATCCTGGGTATAACTACTGTTTTTGGTAATACAAGTTTAGAGTCTGCAACAATGAATACCGTAAATATATTAGAAATGTTGGAGCTAAGTTCGATTCCAGTATTTAAAGGTAGTGATTGTGCGATTGCTGAAGATCACTATATACAAAAAAGGGGCAGTAAAATTTTTCATGGTAGCAATGGTGTAGCAGATATTTCTTTAGGTGAGATAGTTCGACAAGATAATACGCAATCGGCGGCAGAGTTTATTATTAATTCAGCACGAAAGTATGGCGATAATTTGACAGTTATTGCAACTGGTCCACTAACGAACATATCCAAAGCATTAGACATAGATTCTGTTGCGATTGAGGGGATTAAGGAATTAGTGATAATGGGTGGAGCTTTAGTTGTTCAAGGAAATGTAAGTAGGGTGGCTGAGGCAAATTTTTTTCATGATGCTCATGCTGCGAAAAAAATCTTGGATAGTAATATTCCACTCCTATTAGTTGGATTAGATGTTTCATTACGGACCCTCCTAACCCGAGATGATGTCTCTGATTGGAAATTTGGAACTCGCAATCAACAGTTATTTTACCACCTTGTTGATTATTATATTTCTGCACACGAATTTGTTAACAGTGAAGCGGCTGGATGTGCCTTGCATGATCCTTTAGCAGTAGCAATCGCTTTAGATAATTCTAGAATATATAAGGTGCCACTGAAACTTAAAGTACTACTAGAAGAGGATCAACTGGGACGGATAGTCATGGATTGTGAAAGAATGGAATTCAATAAGCAACGGAATTGTTCAGTAGTACTTGATTTGGATGTAAAATATTATGAAAGTAAGATTTCGCGGAAATTAACAGAAGTATTAAGTAGTTAG
- the treR gene encoding trehalose operon repressor → MNKFREIFLDLEQKILNGEYPPQSLLPSENQLIKVYNVSRETVRKALNLLKDAGYIQKKQGKGSIVLDINRFDFPISGLTSFKELQEAQHIPNETKVVELKKVAVSPSLSQKTDWPVASEAWKLVRQRKIDGEVAILDRDYLAMTIIPELPVKKAEDSLYGYLENDLGLVIAYAQKEITVEPVDKEIRELMELSMEEQHAVFVRSLVFLEDTRCFEYTESIHKLDKFRFLEFARRRKA, encoded by the coding sequence ATGAATAAATTTCGGGAGATTTTTTTAGACTTGGAACAAAAGATTCTAAATGGTGAATATCCCCCACAATCATTGTTACCAAGTGAAAATCAACTGATTAAGGTATACAATGTCTCACGGGAAACTGTCCGCAAAGCACTAAATTTATTAAAAGATGCTGGTTATATTCAAAAAAAACAAGGAAAAGGTTCAATCGTCTTAGACATTAACCGCTTTGACTTTCCTATTTCTGGTCTAACCAGTTTTAAAGAGCTACAAGAAGCGCAACACATTCCAAATGAAACCAAAGTTGTGGAACTAAAAAAAGTTGCCGTCTCTCCTAGCCTTAGTCAAAAAACTGACTGGCCGGTCGCAAGCGAAGCTTGGAAGCTCGTGCGACAAAGAAAAATCGACGGTGAAGTTGCGATTTTGGATCGAGACTATTTAGCCATGACTATTATTCCAGAACTACCAGTTAAAAAAGCCGAAGACTCGCTTTATGGTTATTTAGAAAATGACTTGGGGCTTGTAATCGCCTATGCACAAAAGGAGATTACCGTAGAACCTGTCGACAAAGAAATCCGCGAACTGATGGAATTATCCATGGAAGAACAGCATGCGGTCTTTGTTCGCAGCTTAGTATTTTTGGAAGATACCCGTTGCTTTGAGTACACTGAATCCATCCACAAACTAGATAAATTTCGCTTCTTGGAATTCGCCCGGCGCCGAAAAGCTTAG
- a CDS encoding PTS sugar transporter subunit IIB → MKRILVACGNGIATSTVVASKVKDYLTEHGVQVETTQTKLMEVPGKVQGYDLLVTTGQFDGQTGDVPVVKGMPILTGIGADKTMEEILAKLQD, encoded by the coding sequence ATGAAAAGAATTTTAGTAGCTTGTGGAAATGGAATTGCAACGTCAACAGTAGTCGCTTCAAAGGTCAAAGATTATTTAACGGAACATGGTGTACAGGTTGAAACGACACAGACAAAACTAATGGAAGTGCCTGGAAAAGTTCAAGGCTACGATTTGTTAGTAACGACAGGTCAATTTGATGGGCAAACAGGAGATGTTCCTGTGGTTAAAGGCATGCCAATCTTAACGGGAATTGGCGCAGATAAAACGATGGAAGAAATCTTAGCAAAACTACAAGACTAA
- a CDS encoding PTS sugar transporter subunit IIA, with translation MEVYLHEELVFRDLDVKDADDALGYLAEQLFEKGYVKEKYIVAIKEREKEYPTGLPSTQPAVAIPHANYELVEKTTLAIATLKEPIEFHNMEENAATLPVQIIIMMAIGEPHGQVEMLQKIVGLIQDEPLRQEMVNARNDQELLKLVKTAIN, from the coding sequence ATGGAAGTATATCTTCATGAAGAATTAGTCTTTCGTGATCTTGACGTAAAGGATGCAGATGATGCTTTGGGTTATTTAGCAGAGCAATTATTTGAAAAAGGTTATGTAAAAGAAAAATATATTGTAGCAATTAAGGAAAGAGAAAAGGAATATCCAACTGGATTGCCTTCAACCCAACCAGCTGTGGCAATTCCGCATGCGAATTATGAGTTGGTAGAAAAAACAACCTTAGCTATTGCAACATTAAAAGAACCAATTGAATTTCACAATATGGAAGAAAATGCAGCGACACTACCTGTTCAAATTATTATCATGATGGCGATTGGCGAGCCCCATGGTCAAGTAGAGATGTTACAAAAAATTGTGGGTTTAATTCAAGATGAACCATTAAGACAAGAAATGGTCAATGCTCGTAATGATCAAGAGTTATTAAAACTAGTAAAAACAGCAATTAATTAA
- the pgmB gene encoding beta-phosphoglucomutase: MKKGFIFDLDGVITDTAKYHFIAWRDLGAEIGVGVDLKFNEQLKGISRMDSLDRILAHGGKENDFTMDQKEALAAKKNTHYVELLQSLTPQDLLPGVKEFLDAANAKQIPCAIASASKNAPFILEKLGVKDQFAGIVDPATLHKGKPDPEIFIKAAELLNIKPEEAVGFEDAQAGIDGIKACGMYAVGVLSGEPLHGADLTCHELTELNIDELLQK; encoded by the coding sequence ATGAAAAAAGGTTTTATCTTTGATTTGGATGGCGTTATTACAGACACAGCAAAATATCACTTTATTGCTTGGCGCGATTTAGGTGCTGAAATTGGAGTGGGCGTTGATTTAAAATTCAATGAACAGTTAAAAGGAATCAGCCGGATGGACTCTTTGGACCGCATTTTGGCCCATGGTGGCAAAGAAAACGACTTTACAATGGATCAAAAAGAAGCATTAGCCGCTAAGAAAAATACTCATTATGTTGAACTATTGCAATCTTTAACGCCACAAGACCTATTACCAGGTGTCAAAGAATTTTTAGACGCTGCCAATGCCAAACAAATTCCCTGTGCCATTGCTTCTGCTTCCAAGAACGCACCTTTTATTTTAGAAAAATTAGGAGTGAAAGATCAATTTGCCGGTATCGTTGATCCAGCAACTTTACACAAAGGTAAACCTGATCCAGAAATTTTCATTAAAGCAGCTGAACTTTTAAATATTAAACCAGAAGAAGCAGTCGGCTTTGAAGATGCTCAAGCTGGTATTGACGGAATTAAAGCTTGTGGTATGTACGCCGTGGGTGTTTTATCCGGTGAACCTTTACACGGCGCTGACTTGACTTGCCATGAATTAACCGAACTTAACATCGATGAGCTCTTACAAAAATAA
- a CDS encoding bifunctional 4-hydroxy-2-oxoglutarate aldolase/2-dehydro-3-deoxy-phosphogluconate aldolase, whose protein sequence is MKLEEYPKLTIIMRGYSFEQAEAILKAMNGFEKDYAVEMTLNTENALENIKRLNAQFGDKIKIGAGTVRTIEDAKAAYAAGAKFLLGPHVFTKEMLAFANEKNILAVPAAMTPSEIDEMFKNGADIVKVFPAAVVTPRFFKDVQAPLGKLPLMGVGGVSTDNARAFFENQASYLGLGSGMFNKEDLKELNIPNLAKSLQLLLERIK, encoded by the coding sequence ATGAAATTAGAAGAGTATCCCAAATTGACTATTATTATGCGAGGTTATTCTTTTGAACAAGCCGAGGCGATTTTAAAAGCAATGAACGGTTTTGAAAAAGATTATGCCGTAGAGATGACCTTGAATACAGAAAATGCATTGGAAAATATTAAACGGTTAAACGCCCAATTTGGTGACAAAATAAAGATTGGTGCTGGAACTGTTCGAACAATTGAAGATGCTAAAGCAGCCTATGCAGCAGGTGCAAAATTCCTTTTGGGACCACATGTGTTTACAAAAGAAATGTTAGCGTTTGCTAATGAAAAAAATATCTTGGCAGTTCCAGCGGCAATGACGCCTTCTGAAATTGATGAGATGTTTAAGAATGGTGCTGACATTGTTAAAGTTTTTCCGGCAGCGGTTGTGACTCCGCGTTTCTTTAAAGATGTTCAAGCACCTTTGGGAAAATTACCATTGATGGGTGTCGGCGGAGTGAGTACAGATAATGCAAGAGCATTTTTTGAAAATCAGGCCAGTTATTTAGGGCTTGGTTCGGGCATGTTTAACAAAGAAGATTTAAAAGAGTTAAATATCCCCAATTTAGCAAAATCGCTGCAATTATTATTGGAAAGGATAAAATAA
- a CDS encoding BglG family transcription antiterminator, which produces MNERIRKILSLLIRNPELKMNDLTTKLSLTKRQINYAINTFNSELELKKIPKIKRNHSGDFEIPLEVIQMLTVEENKQNFYSIADGLSESDRAALILMLLVTDTGYVGLDHFIDLLDVSKSTIIEDLKKSEWLASKYELELVYDRINGYSLKGSEHRLLQLMSDMVHQHPIFQEDKVRDFLATNVSEEEIIHLIHGMEQMLHLSYSDESVDYLQSAARFLISRGLREKSNSDFLQERVSQTPEFKLLQILVSETSWQLNQKYLEWLTLLFLTSNIFEKKTTQDFDSDLQLRRLIHQMVEIFQNQTLIVIEDRESFERRILNHLRPACFRIRYNLSLGVYSLENLIQDSNHGILVELMKELITPIEKWLGKAFPEDELNLLSYYFGFQLTSHSKHQKQKPRAVVVCTNGVMVSKLMRESLKQLFPEIHFLASFSVRDFYHFEEDYDLVFTTTPLKTNLVQFIVDPIMSYKEQISLRYRVLSDLGIDQMDQAVDELIGIIQKHAKISSLRNLKEELQYFLLQANNNTSLENHKVLPALTHYLKPNFITVINQPVIWQDAVKIACQPLLESRIIDERFYEDCIRQIKDVNYSGYLGSQTCIPHTTTDHGVLRDGVSLLISPEPIEFPGGHQVSLVMPLAFYDLTRHLRAINQIAAISENDELIQKLKQSDEVTSYQLIRQHT; this is translated from the coding sequence ATGAATGAACGTATCCGGAAAATTCTTTCTTTATTGATTCGCAATCCTGAGTTAAAAATGAATGATTTAACAACAAAGTTAAGTTTAACTAAGCGTCAAATTAACTATGCTATCAATACTTTTAATAGTGAATTGGAATTGAAAAAAATTCCAAAGATTAAACGAAACCATAGTGGAGATTTTGAAATTCCATTAGAAGTTATTCAAATGCTGACAGTTGAAGAAAATAAGCAGAATTTTTATAGCATCGCTGATGGTTTATCTGAAAGTGATCGGGCCGCTTTGATCTTAATGCTTTTAGTAACAGATACTGGCTATGTTGGATTGGATCATTTTATAGATTTGTTAGATGTTAGTAAAAGTACAATTATTGAAGATTTAAAGAAGTCAGAATGGTTGGCATCCAAATATGAGTTGGAGTTAGTTTACGATCGAATAAATGGATACAGTTTAAAGGGGTCAGAACACCGCCTTTTGCAACTAATGTCTGATATGGTTCACCAGCATCCTATTTTTCAAGAGGACAAGGTGCGTGATTTTTTAGCAACAAATGTTAGCGAAGAAGAAATTATCCATCTTATTCATGGTATGGAACAAATGCTGCACTTGAGTTACTCAGACGAATCGGTAGACTACTTGCAATCGGCAGCGCGCTTTTTAATTAGTCGTGGTTTACGAGAAAAAAGTAATTCAGACTTTTTACAAGAACGCGTCAGCCAAACTCCTGAATTCAAGTTGCTACAAATATTAGTGAGTGAAACAAGTTGGCAGTTAAATCAAAAATACTTGGAGTGGCTAACATTATTATTTTTAACTTCCAATATTTTTGAGAAAAAAACAACGCAAGATTTTGATTCCGACTTACAACTACGACGTCTCATTCACCAAATGGTAGAAATATTTCAAAATCAGACATTAATTGTGATAGAAGACAGAGAAAGTTTTGAACGGAGAATTTTGAATCATTTACGACCTGCCTGTTTCAGGATTCGATATAACTTGAGTCTAGGTGTATATTCGTTAGAAAATTTAATCCAAGATAGTAATCATGGGATTTTAGTGGAATTGATGAAAGAACTGATTACACCGATTGAAAAATGGTTGGGCAAAGCCTTTCCTGAGGATGAACTAAACTTATTGTCTTACTATTTTGGCTTCCAGTTAACAAGTCACAGCAAACATCAAAAGCAAAAACCCAGAGCTGTTGTTGTTTGTACGAATGGTGTAATGGTTTCAAAGTTGATGCGAGAAAGTTTAAAACAGTTGTTTCCAGAGATCCATTTTCTAGCTTCATTTTCTGTTAGAGATTTTTATCATTTTGAAGAAGATTATGATTTGGTTTTTACCACGACACCGTTAAAAACTAATTTAGTCCAATTCATTGTTGATCCGATTATGTCGTATAAAGAGCAGATTAGTTTACGTTATCGTGTACTAAGCGATTTGGGAATTGATCAGATGGATCAGGCAGTGGATGAGCTAATTGGAATTATTCAAAAACATGCCAAAATTAGCAGTCTACGTAATCTAAAAGAAGAATTGCAATATTTTCTATTGCAAGCGAATAACAATACGTCTTTAGAAAACCATAAAGTGTTACCAGCTTTAACACATTATTTGAAGCCTAATTTTATCACCGTTATAAATCAGCCAGTTATATGGCAAGATGCAGTGAAAATCGCGTGTCAGCCTTTACTGGAAAGTCGCATTATTGATGAGCGATTTTATGAGGATTGTATCCGTCAAATTAAGGATGTAAATTACTCTGGTTATCTTGGAAGTCAAACCTGTATTCCTCACACAACCACAGATCATGGTGTTTTAAGAGATGGTGTAAGTTTGTTGATTAGTCCAGAACCAATAGAATTTCCTGGCGGGCATCAAGTGTCTTTGGTTATGCCACTTGCTTTTTATGATTTAACAAGACATCTGCGTGCAATTAATCAAATTGCGGCCATTAGTGAAAATGATGAATTGATTCAAAAATTGAAACAATCCGACGAAGTCACGAGTTACCAATTAATCCGACAACATACGTAA
- the treP gene encoding PTS system trehalose-specific EIIBC component produces MGKFQQDAEQLLKELGGKENIAAVTHCVTRMRFVLNDDSKANVPAIEDLSSVKGTFTNAGQFQVIIGNEVPDFYNDFSAVSGIEGVSKEASKAAAKQNQNIAQRLIGVLAEIFTPLLPAIIVGGLMLGFRNFLEGVPLEMLGGQTITQSSVFWNGVNGFLWLPCEAIFHFLPVGITWSITRKMGTTQILGIVLGITLVSPQLLNAYAVNGTSAADIAKNWTWDFGFFTIEKIGYQAQVIPAMLAGFMLVYLERFFRKHIPEAVSMIFVPLFSLLPTILAAHMILGPIGWQIGSGISYVVNAGLSSSFSWLFSLVFGGLYAPLVITGLHHTTLAIDSQLVADFGSTNLWPMIMLSNIAQGTAVLAVYFQHRGNKKEEQISVPATISAYLGVTEPAMFGINLKYVYPFVAAMVGSAIGGMLITITNTRALGIGVGGLPGFLSFKIENYPMVFISMLVTMVITFVMTFVFRKVKVLNKLEPQLDESGFAMATAGGAAVSVTHPAEGASVSDNAPGVVTKEDIFAPVEGEVIAIGQVSDPVFSQKMMGDGFAVKPKAQEIYAPVHGKVMSIFETKHAIGIKTPGGAEVLVHMGLDTVELKGAPFEVLVKVGDTVTPDTLLSLMNLEEVLAAGKKTDVVVAFTNTEKIAGFTLNKTGEIAQQTKIGEVEVME; encoded by the coding sequence ATGGGAAAATTCCAACAAGATGCTGAGCAATTGTTGAAAGAATTAGGCGGTAAAGAAAATATCGCTGCAGTTACCCACTGTGTTACACGGATGCGCTTTGTTTTAAATGATGATAGTAAAGCAAATGTACCGGCCATTGAAGATTTGTCGAGTGTCAAAGGCACATTTACAAACGCTGGACAATTTCAAGTTATCATCGGCAATGAAGTGCCAGATTTTTACAATGATTTTTCAGCAGTATCAGGAATTGAAGGCGTTTCAAAAGAGGCTAGTAAAGCTGCGGCTAAACAAAATCAAAACATTGCACAACGCTTAATTGGCGTTTTGGCAGAAATATTTACGCCATTATTACCGGCCATTATCGTTGGTGGTTTGATGCTAGGTTTCCGTAACTTTTTAGAAGGTGTGCCCCTAGAGATGCTGGGTGGTCAAACGATTACACAATCATCTGTTTTTTGGAATGGTGTTAATGGTTTCTTGTGGCTGCCTTGTGAAGCAATTTTCCACTTCTTACCTGTGGGTATCACATGGTCAATTACGCGTAAAATGGGAACAACACAAATTTTAGGGATTGTTTTAGGGATTACATTAGTTTCTCCGCAATTATTAAATGCTTATGCTGTAAATGGTACGAGTGCTGCTGATATCGCTAAAAATTGGACGTGGGATTTTGGTTTTTTCACCATTGAAAAAATCGGGTATCAAGCGCAAGTGATTCCAGCAATGTTGGCTGGTTTCATGTTGGTTTACTTGGAACGCTTCTTTAGAAAACACATTCCAGAAGCAGTTTCGATGATTTTTGTACCGCTGTTTTCATTATTACCAACAATTTTGGCTGCACATATGATTTTAGGCCCAATTGGCTGGCAGATTGGTTCAGGAATCTCTTACGTTGTAAACGCTGGTCTATCTTCATCTTTCAGCTGGTTGTTCAGTTTAGTCTTTGGTGGTTTGTATGCGCCGTTGGTTATTACCGGGCTGCACCACACCACATTAGCCATCGATTCACAATTAGTAGCTGATTTTGGATCAACAAACTTATGGCCAATGATTATGTTATCCAATATTGCGCAAGGTACAGCAGTATTAGCTGTTTACTTCCAACATCGCGGCAACAAAAAAGAAGAACAAATTTCTGTCCCGGCAACTATTTCTGCTTACCTTGGGGTAACAGAACCGGCAATGTTTGGGATTAACTTGAAGTATGTCTATCCATTTGTAGCTGCCATGGTGGGTTCTGCAATTGGAGGCATGTTGATTACCATTACCAATACTCGTGCTTTGGGAATTGGGGTCGGCGGTCTACCAGGCTTCTTGTCCTTTAAGATTGAAAATTATCCAATGGTATTTATTTCCATGCTGGTTACAATGGTAATTACTTTTGTAATGACCTTTGTCTTCCGTAAGGTTAAAGTTTTGAATAAATTGGAACCACAATTAGACGAAAGCGGCTTTGCTATGGCAACTGCTGGCGGAGCAGCTGTTAGCGTGACTCATCCAGCTGAAGGAGCCAGTGTTTCAGATAACGCTCCGGGAGTTGTGACAAAAGAAGATATTTTTGCTCCGGTAGAAGGGGAAGTTATCGCTATCGGTCAGGTATCAGATCCAGTCTTTTCGCAAAAAATGATGGGTGACGGTTTTGCCGTTAAACCTAAGGCACAAGAAATTTATGCGCCAGTGCATGGTAAAGTCATGAGTATTTTTGAAACAAAACACGCAATTGGCATTAAAACGCCAGGAGGTGCTGAAGTTTTAGTTCACATGGGCTTAGACACTGTGGAATTGAAAGGCGCACCATTTGAGGTGTTAGTTAAAGTTGGCGATACCGTTACGCCGGATACATTATTATCACTTATGAATTTAGAGGAAGTATTAGCGGCAGGTAAAAAAACAGACGTCGTCGTTGCCTTTACCAACACTGAAAAAATCGCCGGCTTCACCTTAAATAAAACCGGTGAGATTGCCCAACAAACTAAAATTGGTGAAGTTGAGGTAATGGAGTAG
- a CDS encoding glycoside hydrolase family 65 protein, translating into MKLAEINTHKKNWQVTLPTETLTVTGTVNEKAQQLVAILTDTAINGGMITGDEVILDQPDGIFELSQWLTEKLNLPFVLATDNFTKAAEDLKWQVTYHGYRPGKDEYSVESLLTVGNGFMGLRGTMPEMEISDDHYPATYLASLYNTAASIVADQTIYNEDFVNAPNLQKIYLIVDDEKIAFEKDQIKKLTRTLHMKTGLFTANAIVTTKSGKDIAIKVKKIANMEHTAQYSIHYAFMPLNFSGTVTVVTEADGDVYNYNVARYRSLTKDHLDITGLHATGKKALLVAKTKASEITVTKYSELFSDTLDLTQLENTQTDKVIRQKITFSAAKNTWYSLDKTVSVAQRRKEESPFEIDLNTITLPDFKTSAAQSAIAWQILWDKAAITVSGDLMSQKLLNLHTYHLLCSASPNGNKGLDASITARGLHGEAYRGHIFWDELFILPFYIIHFPKTAREILLYRYRRLKAAKIDAKKAGYKGAMFPWQSGLEGTEQSQELHLNPISGKWKEDHSRLQRHVSLAIAYNIWQYFNNAQDEDFMKQYGLELMLEIAHFWESAAIWDEKLERYSIDHVMGPDEFHESYPNSEKGGLKNNAYTNMMVVWLFEEIARLQEVLPTDFAATVEKSGISAETLHRMKDIKNKLALEINEDGIIAQFEGYFNLKDLDWDYYQEKYGNVYRMDRILNAEGHSADEYKVAKQADSLMIFYNFPQQKVDEILQDLNYDLPADYVTKNLAYYLARTSHGSTLSRVVHAQLAAMVDDQDLAWQLYKEALYSDYRDIQGGTTAEGIHAGVMAATLYIPLTTFAGLDIRQEVLNLTPNLPKAWESLSYKLKIRGVHFAIALTHRKIIITADETITIKVCGKPVTLEAGVKTAVSY; encoded by the coding sequence ATGAAGCTGGCAGAAATAAATACACACAAAAAGAATTGGCAAGTGACTTTACCAACAGAAACACTGACTGTAACAGGAACTGTCAACGAAAAAGCGCAGCAATTAGTCGCTATCCTGACTGACACAGCAATAAATGGTGGAATGATCACAGGAGATGAGGTCATACTAGATCAACCTGATGGCATTTTCGAACTAAGTCAGTGGTTAACAGAAAAACTAAATTTACCTTTTGTTTTAGCAACAGATAATTTTACTAAAGCTGCCGAAGACTTAAAATGGCAAGTGACTTATCACGGCTATCGTCCAGGAAAAGACGAATATTCGGTTGAATCACTTTTAACGGTCGGCAATGGATTTATGGGATTGCGGGGAACCATGCCGGAAATGGAAATTAGCGATGACCACTACCCTGCTACTTATTTAGCCAGCCTATATAACACTGCAGCTTCGATCGTGGCAGATCAGACAATTTATAACGAAGATTTTGTAAATGCACCCAACTTGCAGAAAATTTACTTGATTGTTGACGATGAAAAAATTGCTTTTGAAAAAGATCAAATCAAAAAATTAACGCGAACATTGCATATGAAAACCGGTCTATTTACCGCTAATGCCATCGTGACCACAAAGTCTGGTAAAGATATTGCCATCAAAGTCAAAAAAATCGCCAACATGGAACATACAGCGCAATACAGCATCCATTATGCTTTTATGCCGCTAAACTTTTCTGGTACTGTCACGGTCGTAACAGAAGCAGATGGCGACGTCTATAACTACAATGTCGCCCGTTACCGCAGTTTAACCAAAGACCATTTGGATATTACGGGACTTCACGCAACAGGCAAAAAAGCCCTCTTAGTGGCTAAAACAAAAGCTTCTGAGATTACAGTCACCAAGTATTCTGAACTTTTCAGTGATACCCTTGATTTAACGCAATTGGAAAATACGCAGACAGATAAAGTGATCCGTCAAAAAATTACCTTTTCTGCTGCCAAAAATACTTGGTACAGCTTAGACAAAACCGTAAGTGTGGCCCAACGCCGTAAAGAAGAGTCCCCTTTTGAAATTGATCTGAATACAATTACGCTACCTGATTTTAAAACCAGTGCAGCGCAATCAGCTATCGCTTGGCAAATTTTGTGGGACAAAGCAGCCATTACAGTCAGCGGGGATTTAATGAGCCAAAAATTATTAAATCTCCACACGTATCACCTGCTCTGTTCCGCGTCACCTAATGGAAATAAAGGCTTAGATGCTTCAATTACCGCACGGGGATTACACGGAGAAGCTTATCGCGGTCATATTTTTTGGGATGAATTATTTATTTTACCGTTTTATATTATTCATTTTCCAAAAACAGCGCGAGAAATTCTGTTATACCGTTACCGTCGGTTAAAAGCAGCTAAAATCGATGCCAAAAAAGCGGGCTATAAAGGGGCCATGTTCCCATGGCAGTCTGGTTTAGAGGGTACTGAACAATCACAAGAACTACACTTGAATCCGATCAGCGGCAAATGGAAAGAAGATCACAGTCGCCTGCAACGTCACGTTTCTTTAGCTATTGCTTATAATATTTGGCAGTACTTTAATAACGCTCAAGACGAAGATTTTATGAAGCAATACGGTTTAGAATTGATGCTAGAAATTGCTCACTTCTGGGAAAGTGCTGCAATTTGGGATGAAAAACTAGAACGCTACTCCATTGATCATGTCATGGGACCTGACGAGTTTCACGAAAGCTATCCCAATTCTGAAAAAGGCGGTCTAAAAAACAACGCCTATACGAATATGATGGTCGTTTGGCTGTTTGAAGAAATTGCACGACTACAAGAAGTTTTGCCAACCGACTTTGCGGCAACTGTCGAAAAATCCGGCATCTCGGCTGAAACATTGCACCGAATGAAAGATATTAAAAATAAATTGGCCTTGGAAATTAACGAAGACGGGATTATTGCCCAATTTGAAGGCTACTTTAATTTAAAGGATTTAGATTGGGATTATTACCAAGAAAAATATGGCAATGTTTACCGCATGGATCGCATTTTAAACGCAGAAGGCCATTCTGCTGACGAATACAAAGTGGCTAAGCAAGCTGACAGTTTGATGATTTTCTATAACTTTCCGCAACAAAAAGTGGATGAAATCTTACAAGACTTAAACTATGACTTGCCAGCTGATTACGTAACGAAGAATCTGGCTTATTATTTAGCACGAACTTCCCATGGTTCCACTTTATCTCGTGTCGTGCACGCACAGCTTGCGGCAATGGTTGATGACCAAGATTTGGCTTGGCAACTGTATAAAGAGGCACTTTATTCTGATTATCGCGATATTCAAGGTGGTACAACTGCCGAAGGAATTCACGCAGGTGTGATGGCGGCCACACTTTATATTCCATTAACTACTTTTGCTGGTTTGGATATTCGTCAAGAAGTCTTGAACTTAACACCAAACTTGCCAAAAGCTTGGGAATCCCTTTCCTATAAATTAAAAATTCGCGGTGTCCACTTTGCTATTGCCTTAACCCACAGAAAAATTATTATTACAGCTGACGAGACAATTACAATTAAAGTTTGCGGCAAACCTGTTACACTAGAGGCAGGCGTGAAAACAGCGGTTTCATATTAA